AGGACATCAGTCCAAAAGGGTTAGAAGCAGTCTATGAAGCTCTTGGACGTAAAGCAACAGGAAAGGTAGCAGTCAAGCTTTCCACTGGTGAACCCGGAGGAAACTATTATTTATCACCAGACTTAATTAAGGATTTAGTACAGTCAGTAAATGGAACCATAGTAGAATGTAATACAGCCTATGATGGGGGTAGAGCAAGTACAGAAATGCACAAGCAGGTTGCAAAAGACCATGGTTTTACTGCTATTGCAAATGTAGACATCATGGATGAAGATGGTTCTATGAGTATACCTGTCAAAGATGGAGTGAGGCTTAAGGAAGATTTAGTAGGATCACATCTAGCAAATTATGATTTTGTTATGGTTTTATCCCATTTTAAGGGACATGTTATGGGCGGTTTTGGAGGTTCAATTAAAAATATATCTATTGGTATAGGCTCAAGAGAAGGTAAGAGTTTGATTCATACGGCAGGAGCTAGCCATACTTCTCCATGGGGAGGAGAACAAGATCCATTTCTTGAATCCATGGCAGAAGCAGGAAAGGCAGTTTCGGATTATGAAGGTAATGGTACAAAAATGCTTTATATCAGTGTTATGAACAATATA
The DNA window shown above is from Clostridium beijerinckii and carries:
- a CDS encoding ferredoxin, with amino-acid sequence MKRYSLWKKIVVGISAVSLVAGGVLTACSSESKSSAIVKSSETTKTEVVSSNPKASGGSSVVYMTKDISPKGLEAVYEALGRKATGKVAVKLSTGEPGGNYYLSPDLIKDLVQSVNGTIVECNTAYDGGRASTEMHKQVAKDHGFTAIANVDIMDEDGSMSIPVKDGVRLKEDLVGSHLANYDFVMVLSHFKGHVMGGFGGSIKNISIGIGSREGKSLIHTAGASHTSPWGGEQDPFLESMAEAGKAVSDYEGNGTKMLYISVMNNISIDCDCSSNPAKPEIADIGILASLDPVALDQACVDLALAAPGSESLKKRIEDRHGIHTLEHAEEIGLGSRQYKLESIDG